From one Phocaeicola salanitronis DSM 18170 genomic stretch:
- a CDS encoding glycoside hydrolase 5 family protein: MWKQMILSLLLLPAILTGCTSTPKESPSPFIQVKNGQFIRNGQPYYYIGANFWYGAILASEGTGGNRERLHRELDSLKAIGVDNLRILVGSDGKRGVPTKVEPTLQEAPGIYNDTILAGLDYLLAEMEKRDMLAVLYLNNSWEWSGGYSQYLAWARGDKAPVPAVDGWPAFMNYVKEFVVSDSAQALFANHVKYILTRTNRYTHRKYTDDPTIMSWQIGNEPRAFASDSIHKAAFAEWMSKTSSLIRSLDPNHLISTGSEGKHGCEEDIALFEKVHADTNIDYMNIHIWPYNWGWAPKDSLQENLEKACTNTQAYIDEHLNIAKKYQKPLVLEEFGYPRDSFQFGKNISTHARDGYYKCIFDLIVKHATHQSLLAGCNFWGWGGLAVPSSEHVFWQPGDDYTGDPAQEEQGLNSVFASDSSTISLIRMANGKLPH, from the coding sequence ATGTGGAAACAAATGATTCTATCTCTTCTGCTTTTGCCAGCAATTCTTACCGGCTGCACATCAACCCCTAAGGAAAGCCCCTCTCCATTCATCCAAGTGAAGAACGGACAGTTCATCCGTAACGGACAACCTTATTATTATATAGGAGCCAACTTCTGGTACGGTGCCATCCTCGCCTCGGAAGGAACGGGAGGCAACCGCGAACGCCTGCACCGGGAACTCGACTCCCTGAAAGCCATCGGCGTGGACAACCTGCGCATCTTAGTCGGCTCGGACGGAAAGCGAGGCGTCCCCACCAAAGTGGAACCGACCCTGCAAGAAGCTCCGGGCATCTATAATGATACTATTTTGGCAGGATTAGACTACTTATTGGCAGAAATGGAAAAGCGTGACATGCTGGCGGTGCTCTATCTGAACAATTCGTGGGAATGGAGCGGAGGATACAGCCAGTACCTCGCTTGGGCAAGAGGAGACAAGGCTCCCGTGCCTGCCGTAGACGGATGGCCCGCCTTCATGAACTATGTAAAAGAGTTCGTGGTATCAGACAGCGCACAAGCACTGTTTGCCAATCACGTGAAATACATCCTCACCCGCACCAACCGGTACACCCACCGGAAATATACAGACGACCCGACCATCATGTCGTGGCAAATCGGGAACGAACCCCGTGCTTTCGCTTCCGACTCTATCCATAAAGCAGCCTTCGCCGAGTGGATGAGCAAGACTTCTTCCCTTATCCGCTCGCTTGACCCGAACCATCTTATTTCTACAGGAAGCGAAGGCAAACACGGATGTGAAGAAGACATTGCCCTCTTCGAAAAAGTCCATGCCGATACAAACATCGACTACATGAACATCCACATCTGGCCCTACAATTGGGGCTGGGCACCGAAGGACAGCCTTCAAGAGAATCTAGAAAAAGCCTGCACGAACACGCAAGCCTATATTGACGAACATCTGAATATAGCAAAAAAGTATCAGAAGCCGCTTGTACTGGAAGAGTTCGGCTATCCGCGTGACAGTTTTCAATTTGGTAAAAACATATCAACTCATGCCCGTGACGGGTATTACAAGTGTATCTTTGATTTAATAGTTAAACACGCAACCCATCAAAGCCTGTTGGCTGGTTGCAACTTCTGGGGCTGGGGCGGCTTAGCCGTTCCCTCCTCGGAACATGTTTTCTGGCAGCCAGGAGACGATTATACAGGTGATCCCGCCCAAGAAGAACAAGGG
- a CDS encoding HigA family addiction module antitoxin, with protein MITIEGIDPNMIANNIESAYPTHPGSILKDEIEYRGITQHKLAQQMGVPYSALNEILNGKRPLTEKMALLFEAILGIDAEPLLALQTDYNLRKMRKDSSFMERLTELRKIASLL; from the coding sequence ATGATAACAATAGAAGGAATTGACCCTAATATGATTGCCAATAACATCGAATCGGCATATCCGACACATCCAGGTTCGATTCTGAAAGATGAAATCGAATACCGGGGTATCACCCAGCATAAGCTGGCACAACAAATGGGAGTGCCTTATTCGGCTTTAAACGAGATACTGAACGGCAAACGGCCTTTGACCGAAAAAATGGCTTTATTATTCGAAGCAATCTTAGGTATTGATGCGGAACCATTGCTTGCTTTGCAGACCGACTATAATTTGCGGAAAATGCGCAAAGACAGCTCCTTCATGGAAAGGCTAACGGAATTACGTAAAATAGCATCTCTTCTCTAA
- a CDS encoding AraC family transcriptional regulator, protein MIVQDKNVIREITPLSEKDCFYIADRRKSEFTYPMHCHKEFELNFVINASGVLRIVGDSAEVIGDYDLVLITSPDLEHVWEQHECKSTDVREITIQFSPQFMKTLLATNQFDRISKMFDKAQNGICFPTTAIMKVYSILDKLPDTKGFYAVTSFLTLLYELSMFTDEARVLSSSSFAKIKQHSDSRRVQKVQDYINQHYKEEIRLGQLADMVGMTEVSFSRFFKLRTGKTLQDYITDIRLGYALRMLVDTTMSIAEICYESGFNNLSNFNRIFKKKKMVSPKDFRSNYKKKRILI, encoded by the coding sequence ATGATAGTACAAGACAAAAACGTCATCCGCGAAATTACCCCTCTTTCGGAAAAAGACTGCTTCTACATTGCAGACCGAAGGAAAAGCGAGTTCACTTATCCGATGCATTGTCACAAGGAGTTCGAATTGAACTTCGTAATCAATGCATCCGGCGTATTGCGTATCGTGGGAGACTCGGCAGAAGTTATCGGCGATTACGACCTGGTGTTAATCACCAGCCCCGACTTGGAGCATGTATGGGAACAACATGAGTGCAAGAGCACGGATGTACGCGAAATCACCATCCAGTTCTCGCCCCAATTCATGAAGACCTTGCTTGCCACAAATCAGTTCGACCGCATTTCCAAGATGTTTGACAAAGCACAAAACGGCATCTGTTTCCCAACTACCGCCATCATGAAAGTCTATTCCATACTCGACAAATTGCCTGATACAAAGGGATTCTACGCCGTAACCAGCTTTCTTACCTTATTGTATGAACTGTCCATGTTCACCGATGAAGCCCGCGTACTGTCCAGTTCATCTTTTGCCAAAATCAAGCAACACTCAGATAGCCGACGGGTACAAAAGGTACAAGATTACATCAACCAGCATTACAAAGAAGAAATCCGATTGGGGCAACTGGCGGATATGGTGGGCATGACCGAAGTATCATTCAGCCGTTTCTTCAAGCTCCGCACAGGCAAAACCCTCCAAGACTACATCACCGACATCCGGTTGGGATATGCCCTGCGCATGTTGGTAGACACCACCATGAGCATCGCCGAAATCTGTTACGAATCCGGCTTCAATAACCTTTCGAACTTCAACCGCATCTTCAAAAAGAAGAAAATGGTATCGCCGAAAGACTTCCGCTCCAACTACAAGAAAAAACGCATCTTAATTTAG
- a CDS encoding alpha-galactosidase → MKNMKAKVLLVAGASLFASGVWAQEQLVRLSTPETSLVIDAPQGGELKYVYYGTKLGDADLKQIDAVRTCNHAAYPVYGMNTPAETALSVCHADGNMSTQLVVESVATTDGDKTTEVSVRLKDKVYPFYVNVCYRAYQDVDIIETWTEITNEEKKPVVLNQFASAYLPIRRGNVWLSSLYGSWANEGRLAQEPLEPGMKVIKNKDGVRNSHTAHAEVMFSLDGRPQENVGRTIGAALCYTGNYKLRIDTDDSEYHQFFAGINEDNSMYHLQKGETFKTPVLALTYSDEGLSGASRNFHRWGRTYKLAHGDKPRKILLNSWEGVYFDINQQGMEQMMADIESMGGELFVMDDGWFGGKYQRNTDNSSLGDWVVDTRKLPEGIEGLLRDAKKHHVGFGIWIEPEMSNTTSELYEKHPEWIVKAPQRDPVLGRGGTQVVLDLGNPEVQDFVFGVVDDLMSKYPEIEYIKWDANMAIMNHGSNYLTADNQSHMYIEYHRGFESVCNRIRAKYPDLTIQACASGGGRANWGYLPWFDEFWVSDNTDALQRIYMQWGTSYFFPAIAMASHISSAPNHQVFRTVPIKYRIDVAMSGRLGMEIQPKNMTEEEKEICRKAIADYKMIRPVVQFGDIYRLVSPYDRLGVASLMYTSPEKDKAVFYWWKMETFYNQHLPRVRMAGLDPAKMYRVKELNRIDNEPLPFEGKAYSGKFLMENGLEIPYTHKVDYHKLNDYASRVLYLEAE, encoded by the coding sequence ATGAAAAACATGAAAGCTAAAGTCTTATTAGTTGCCGGAGCTTCGCTTTTCGCTTCCGGTGTATGGGCGCAAGAGCAACTTGTGCGCCTCTCTACTCCCGAAACCTCGCTGGTGATTGACGCACCGCAAGGGGGAGAATTGAAATATGTATATTATGGTACGAAGCTGGGCGATGCGGATCTGAAACAGATTGATGCGGTGCGTACGTGCAATCATGCCGCTTATCCGGTGTATGGAATGAATACTCCGGCAGAAACGGCGCTCTCGGTATGCCATGCCGACGGGAACATGTCAACCCAGCTGGTGGTGGAAAGCGTGGCTACGACCGATGGGGATAAGACAACGGAAGTTTCTGTCCGCTTGAAAGATAAGGTGTATCCATTTTATGTCAACGTATGTTACCGGGCTTATCAGGATGTGGACATCATTGAGACCTGGACCGAAATAACGAACGAAGAAAAGAAACCTGTAGTGCTCAACCAGTTCGCTTCGGCTTACCTGCCCATCCGCAGGGGAAATGTATGGCTCTCCAGCCTGTATGGTTCGTGGGCGAACGAAGGGCGTTTGGCTCAGGAACCGTTGGAGCCGGGCATGAAAGTGATAAAGAACAAGGACGGGGTGCGCAATTCGCATACGGCACATGCCGAAGTGATGTTTTCGCTCGACGGCCGTCCACAGGAAAACGTAGGGCGGACCATTGGTGCGGCACTTTGCTATACAGGAAATTATAAGCTCCGTATTGACACCGATGATAGCGAATACCACCAGTTCTTTGCCGGTATCAATGAAGATAATTCCATGTATCATTTGCAGAAAGGCGAAACGTTCAAGACTCCGGTGCTTGCCCTTACTTATTCGGACGAAGGGTTGAGCGGAGCCAGCCGGAACTTTCACCGCTGGGGACGCACTTATAAGCTGGCGCATGGAGACAAGCCTCGCAAAATCCTGCTCAATAGCTGGGAAGGCGTTTACTTCGACATCAACCAGCAAGGCATGGAACAGATGATGGCGGACATCGAATCAATGGGCGGAGAATTGTTTGTGATGGATGACGGATGGTTCGGAGGCAAGTACCAGCGCAATACCGATAATTCTTCGTTGGGCGACTGGGTGGTAGATACCCGTAAGCTTCCCGAAGGCATTGAGGGATTGCTCCGTGACGCGAAGAAACATCATGTGGGATTCGGTATCTGGATAGAGCCGGAAATGTCGAATACTACGAGCGAACTCTACGAGAAGCATCCCGAATGGATTGTGAAAGCTCCCCAGCGCGACCCAGTATTGGGACGTGGCGGAACGCAGGTTGTACTTGACCTCGGCAATCCCGAAGTGCAGGACTTCGTGTTCGGCGTGGTGGATGACCTGATGAGCAAGTATCCCGAAATCGAGTATATCAAGTGGGACGCCAATATGGCGATTATGAACCACGGTTCGAATTACCTGACCGCTGACAACCAAAGCCACATGTACATCGAGTATCATCGTGGCTTCGAGAGTGTATGCAACCGTATCCGTGCCAAATACCCTGACCTTACTATCCAGGCTTGTGCCAGCGGCGGAGGACGTGCCAACTGGGGTTACCTGCCTTGGTTCGACGAGTTCTGGGTGAGCGACAATACTGATGCCCTCCAGCGCATTTACATGCAATGGGGCACCTCGTATTTCTTCCCGGCGATAGCCATGGCGTCCCACATCAGTTCGGCTCCCAATCATCAGGTCTTCCGTACCGTTCCTATCAAATACCGTATCGATGTGGCGATGAGCGGGCGTCTGGGCATGGAAATCCAGCCAAAGAACATGACCGAGGAGGAGAAGGAGATTTGCCGGAAGGCAATAGCCGATTACAAGATGATTCGTCCCGTAGTGCAGTTCGGGGACATCTACCGTCTGGTTTCTCCCTACGACCGCTTGGGGGTGGCGTCTCTGATGTATACTTCGCCCGAGAAAGACAAGGCGGTATTCTATTGGTGGAAAATGGAAACGTTTTATAACCAGCATTTGCCACGTGTGCGCATGGCAGGGCTCGACCCGGCGAAGATGTATCGGGTCAAAGAGTTGAACCGCATCGATAACGAGCCTCTCCCGTTCGAGGGGAAAGCGTATTCGGGCAAGTTCTTGATGGAAAACGGCTTGGAAATCCCTTACACGCATAAGGTGGACTATCACAAGCTGAATGATTATGCCAGCCGGGTGCTGTATCTCGAAGCGGAATAA
- a CDS encoding glycoside hydrolase family 2 TIM barrel-domain containing protein has protein sequence MKQLFLALATLLCAVSIHAQERPFLPLSGTWESSLGTCRLPGSTDENKLGKPAQAPYATAQLTRLYSYSGQVTYERDFTLPESFAGKKLRLIMERTKPSTLWIDGDSIGSLTHLYAPHEYELPPLASGNHHIAIRIDNSETSVPKEIQGSHAWSDATQTNWNGILGRFGIEARDEAYINKVEVYPSFIRKRALVKLTVNTERYEDATIRIEGNAWNTPENHVLPTLEQKIPLQPGPTSFTLTLDMGDSPLLWSEFHPALYRLRVSLDTDHTHDEQSVDFGMRNFRTEGTQFVLNDKKIFLRGKHDGCVFPLTGYAPMDVDAWRKVFQTAKRYGINHYRCHSYTPPEAALKAADIEGIYFQIELPLWGKIERKNTSLNSFLKREGDMLLDWLGNHPSFMMLGLGNELNGEVEVMREWLSDFRRKDPRHLYCFGSNNYLGWMGPQEGEDFFVTCRVGGGEGYSTHVRSSFAYVDAEKGGILNNTRPNTTANYAQAIARCPRPVVGHETCQFQIYPDYQQIAKYRGVLYPYNLEIFRNRLKENHLYDQAEAFHRATGHFSVACYKADIEYALRTPGFGGFQMLDLQDYPGQGSALVGILDAFMETKGITDPETFYGFCAPVVPLAEMKDFCWQNTQTLQVRVALSNYEENDWNTPIRWQLISDDGTWEKKGTLSCSAPQGNVTPIGNIELPLNELKTAQRLTLNLQTGTYHNYYHLWVYPEEQENTEGVYVDSLLNKQVKAKLAKGETVLLLPRHKDIGKQSVGGMFTPDYWNYAMFKTISENAGKEVSPGTMSILADPAHPLFRHFPTEEHSDWQWWSITRNSRPMILNHTNKAYRPVVQVIDNIERNHKLGIVFEFRIGKGKLLVCTTDLNAIKGTPEGNQFRTALLRYAKSAQFQPDTVLTWEELTRLFTEDIIQRDIQGVKNQSDYSSNVPM, from the coding sequence ATGAAACAACTCTTTCTTGCACTCGCAACCCTATTATGTGCCGTGAGCATACATGCGCAAGAACGTCCCTTCCTTCCCCTGTCGGGCACCTGGGAAAGCTCGTTAGGCACTTGCCGGCTTCCGGGCAGTACCGATGAAAACAAATTGGGCAAGCCGGCACAGGCTCCCTATGCTACGGCTCAGTTGACAAGGCTCTATTCGTATAGCGGACAAGTCACCTACGAACGCGACTTCACCTTGCCCGAAAGCTTTGCCGGAAAGAAGCTCCGCCTGATTATGGAACGCACCAAGCCCAGCACGCTTTGGATAGACGGAGACAGCATCGGGAGCCTGACCCATCTGTATGCTCCGCACGAGTATGAGCTTCCTCCCCTCGCATCGGGAAATCACCACATCGCCATCCGGATAGATAATTCCGAGACCTCTGTGCCCAAAGAAATACAAGGCTCGCACGCCTGGAGCGATGCCACCCAAACCAATTGGAACGGCATCTTGGGACGGTTCGGCATCGAAGCCCGTGATGAAGCCTATATAAATAAGGTGGAAGTGTATCCCTCGTTCATCCGGAAACGTGCCCTCGTGAAACTGACCGTCAATACCGAACGGTATGAAGACGCTACCATACGCATTGAAGGCAACGCATGGAATACCCCCGAAAACCATGTCCTCCCCACTTTGGAACAGAAGATTCCGCTCCAGCCCGGACCTACCTCGTTTACCCTTACCCTCGACATGGGAGACTCACCCCTGCTTTGGAGCGAATTCCATCCTGCCCTTTACCGGCTTCGCGTCAGCCTCGATACAGACCATACGCACGATGAACAGAGCGTGGATTTCGGCATGCGCAATTTCCGCACCGAGGGCACCCAATTCGTATTAAATGACAAGAAAATATTCCTCCGGGGCAAGCATGACGGATGCGTATTCCCCCTTACCGGTTATGCCCCGATGGACGTGGACGCATGGCGCAAGGTGTTCCAAACCGCCAAGCGGTACGGCATCAACCATTACCGGTGCCACTCGTACACACCTCCCGAAGCAGCCTTGAAAGCCGCCGACATCGAAGGCATCTATTTCCAGATTGAATTACCCCTATGGGGAAAAATCGAACGGAAGAACACAAGCCTCAACTCTTTCTTGAAGCGGGAAGGCGACATGCTGCTCGACTGGTTGGGCAATCATCCTTCGTTCATGATGTTAGGCTTGGGGAATGAACTGAACGGCGAAGTGGAAGTCATGCGCGAATGGCTTTCCGATTTCCGCCGGAAAGACCCTCGGCATCTGTATTGCTTTGGCTCAAACAACTACTTAGGCTGGATGGGACCACAAGAGGGAGAAGATTTTTTCGTAACGTGCCGGGTAGGCGGAGGCGAAGGATATTCGACTCATGTACGTTCTTCCTTCGCATACGTGGATGCAGAAAAGGGAGGCATCCTGAACAACACCCGTCCCAATACAACCGCCAATTATGCACAAGCCATCGCCCGGTGTCCCCGTCCCGTAGTGGGACACGAGACCTGCCAGTTCCAGATATACCCGGACTACCAGCAAATTGCGAAATACAGAGGCGTGCTGTATCCATATAATCTGGAAATATTCCGTAACCGGCTAAAAGAAAATCACCTATACGACCAAGCCGAAGCTTTCCATCGTGCTACGGGACATTTCTCTGTGGCATGTTACAAAGCCGATATCGAATATGCCCTGCGCACACCCGGCTTCGGAGGTTTCCAAATGCTCGACCTGCAGGACTATCCCGGCCAAGGCTCGGCACTGGTAGGCATATTAGACGCTTTCATGGAAACCAAAGGCATCACAGACCCCGAAACCTTCTACGGCTTCTGTGCCCCGGTAGTCCCTCTGGCAGAGATGAAAGACTTCTGCTGGCAGAACACCCAAACCCTTCAGGTACGTGTAGCCCTTTCGAATTACGAAGAAAACGACTGGAACACCCCTATCCGCTGGCAATTGATATCGGATGACGGGACGTGGGAAAAGAAAGGCACACTCTCCTGCTCCGCACCGCAAGGAAATGTCACTCCCATAGGAAACATCGAGCTTCCCCTCAACGAACTGAAGACCGCGCAACGCCTGACCCTGAACTTACAGACAGGAACATACCACAATTATTACCACCTGTGGGTGTACCCCGAAGAGCAGGAAAACACGGAGGGAGTTTACGTCGACTCCCTACTTAACAAGCAGGTGAAAGCCAAGCTGGCAAAGGGAGAAACCGTACTCTTGCTTCCCCGCCACAAGGACATCGGGAAACAAAGCGTAGGAGGCATGTTCACACCCGATTATTGGAACTATGCCATGTTCAAGACCATATCGGAAAATGCAGGCAAAGAGGTTTCTCCGGGTACGATGTCGATATTGGCAGATCCCGCACACCCCTTATTCCGCCACTTCCCTACCGAAGAGCATAGTGACTGGCAATGGTGGAGCATCACCCGGAATTCGCGTCCAATGATACTGAACCACACAAACAAGGCATACCGTCCCGTAGTGCAAGTCATTGATAATATCGAACGGAACCACAAACTGGGTATCGTCTTCGAGTTCCGCATCGGAAAAGGAAAGCTTCTGGTCTGCACCACCGACCTCAATGCCATTAAAGGCACACCCGAAGGAAACCAGTTCCGCACCGCCCTGCTCCGCTATGCAAAGTCGGCACAATTCCAGCCCGACACCGTATTGACATGGGAAGAACTGACCCGGCTTTTCACCGAGGACATCATCCAACGAGATATACAAGGAGTAAAGAATCAATCGGACTATAGTTCGAATGTGCCAATGTGA
- a CDS encoding M48 family metallopeptidase: MKHLHFTLLLLAALLLAGCSTVPLTGRKQMLLVSDSEVLSSSLTQYNDYIKSAKKSANAAQTAMVVRVGKKIASATESYLRANGMASEIQNFAWEFNLIQDPQVNAFCMPGGKIVVYEGLMKLVSSDDELAVVVGHEVAHAVAKHSNERLSQQVMAQYGANILNSLVSDKSSAVQKVAGTVYGIGAQYGMMLPFSRKHESEADYMGLVFMTMAGYNPDVAVGFWQKMSAGSGGSVPEFMSTHPSDATRIADIRKELPGIKAKYRK; this comes from the coding sequence ATGAAACACCTGCATTTCACCCTGCTCTTGCTTGCCGCCCTCCTGCTGGCAGGCTGCTCTACCGTCCCCCTGACCGGACGGAAGCAAATGCTTTTGGTATCGGATAGCGAAGTGCTGTCCTCCAGTCTTACCCAATACAACGACTATATCAAGTCGGCTAAGAAATCGGCCAATGCCGCACAAACCGCCATGGTGGTACGGGTAGGGAAAAAGATAGCCTCCGCCACCGAATCCTACCTGCGCGCGAACGGCATGGCATCGGAAATCCAGAACTTCGCCTGGGAATTCAATCTCATACAAGACCCGCAAGTGAACGCCTTCTGCATGCCGGGCGGAAAGATTGTAGTTTATGAAGGACTGATGAAGCTGGTCTCGTCCGATGACGAACTGGCGGTAGTGGTGGGGCACGAAGTGGCTCATGCCGTAGCAAAGCATAGCAATGAACGCCTGAGCCAACAAGTAATGGCGCAATATGGCGCGAATATCCTCAATTCGCTGGTAAGCGACAAGAGTTCTGCGGTGCAAAAGGTTGCAGGCACGGTTTACGGCATCGGCGCACAATACGGCATGATGCTTCCCTTCTCGCGCAAACACGAATCGGAAGCAGACTATATGGGGCTGGTATTCATGACCATGGCTGGGTACAATCCCGATGTAGCCGTCGGATTCTGGCAAAAGATGTCGGCAGGAAGCGGAGGGTCTGTACCCGAGTTTATGAGCACACACCCCAGCGACGCCACGCGTATCGCCGATATCCGGAAGGAATTGCCGGGCATCAAGGCGAAGTACCGCAAATGA
- a CDS encoding tetratricopeptide repeat protein: protein MNIIINNPYRQLGVYSNSPIKERVANHNRLKAFLKVGKHVDFPLDLSQYLTPIDRTSESVAQAEASLALSNEQIKYAQFWFMKATPLDDIAFNHLFAGNMGEAINIWMKKDSASSLQNRIVCALIQEDYSNAIACAELLYTQYAVQFVLAIVGKEDNTLSESIALSFIDVLCEEIASDVILPLITNDTWKSHVVEKSVKPLIEQIQSVIEIAKSSRGKGATARYNAGVKLMKDTAGLLQQLKVFSSETDLQYQMIADKLGLEILQCGIDYFNEADEPDAAYKAMQLQSYAMTVVVSKTVKDRCKENVDILKQVIKNLPPLEIFAEDKAIKEELRKFHDEFYSFKGCKDALFNCVPFIVSIKSKLGIQNKYYIEISTLIANILLGFVIETFNSHVNDELKNMLQKNEKETLVSLMWMLRFCWNIIVNIERLDTSKEFQTNRLSPNENAIRKFIAQLDPQFDIKDIRNIAIRSIKGYLVEPFLQQYVNTWYSQQRAILMTVISGFSVNPFQNYSTSRDIYAEMGVRIPPTQGFMSEWEHEDFIDLRTEEDYYNECKEIYAKKELSNHAYNNYIEKYPEGKYLKEVQSFKDTLKYESYLYEKYKETISSCKDYIKRYPNGWYLSSIKNRLDDLIFKQYKSAHNLEEYIVQYPNGRNVSKADDLLFEQYKLTNRLKDYLAHFPKGRNAHEAENLLKKKNDSVMWIVLIFIAILFFLVLYSLYKTVLLM, encoded by the coding sequence ATGAACATTATTATAAATAATCCATATAGGCAATTAGGTGTTTATTCTAATTCGCCCATAAAAGAACGTGTAGCCAATCATAATCGACTCAAAGCTTTTCTGAAAGTAGGAAAACACGTGGATTTTCCTTTGGATTTGTCGCAATATTTGACTCCTATTGACAGGACATCGGAATCGGTAGCACAAGCGGAAGCGAGTCTTGCTTTGTCTAATGAGCAAATTAAATATGCTCAATTCTGGTTTATGAAAGCTACTCCTTTGGATGATATTGCTTTCAATCATCTATTTGCAGGGAATATGGGTGAAGCGATTAATATTTGGATGAAAAAAGATAGTGCTTCTTCTTTGCAGAACAGAATTGTTTGTGCATTGATTCAAGAAGACTATTCAAATGCTATTGCTTGTGCTGAACTACTTTATACCCAATATGCAGTTCAATTTGTATTGGCTATTGTTGGGAAGGAAGATAACACTTTGTCTGAATCCATAGCTTTAAGTTTTATAGATGTACTTTGTGAAGAGATAGCTTCTGATGTAATCTTGCCTTTGATTACGAATGATACTTGGAAAAGTCATGTTGTAGAAAAATCTGTTAAACCGCTTATAGAGCAAATTCAGTCGGTTATAGAAATAGCCAAGTCGTCGCGTGGCAAAGGTGCTACAGCACGATATAATGCTGGTGTGAAATTGATGAAAGATACAGCAGGGCTTTTACAACAGCTTAAGGTTTTCTCATCTGAAACGGATTTGCAGTATCAAATGATTGCAGATAAGTTAGGTCTTGAGATTTTACAATGTGGCATAGACTATTTTAATGAAGCTGACGAACCGGATGCGGCTTATAAAGCGATGCAACTTCAATCTTACGCAATGACGGTAGTTGTAAGTAAGACGGTTAAGGATCGTTGTAAAGAAAATGTGGATATACTGAAACAAGTTATTAAAAATCTGCCTCCATTGGAAATTTTTGCTGAGGATAAAGCTATTAAAGAAGAATTGCGAAAGTTTCATGATGAATTTTATTCTTTTAAAGGATGTAAAGACGCTTTGTTTAATTGCGTTCCATTTATAGTTTCTATTAAGAGTAAATTAGGTATACAAAATAAATATTACATTGAGATTTCAACATTAATAGCAAATATATTGCTCGGATTTGTTATAGAAACTTTTAACAGCCATGTAAATGATGAATTAAAAAATATGTTACAAAAAAACGAAAAAGAAACATTAGTTAGTTTGATGTGGATGTTACGTTTTTGTTGGAATATTATAGTAAATATAGAGCGTTTAGATACTTCAAAAGAATTTCAAACAAATAGATTGAGTCCTAATGAAAATGCAATTAGGAAGTTTATTGCACAATTAGATCCTCAATTTGATATAAAAGATATAAGAAATATAGCCATTAGAAGTATTAAAGGATATTTAGTAGAACCTTTTTTACAACAATACGTAAATACATGGTATTCTCAACAAAGAGCAATTCTAATGACAGTGATTTCAGGATTCTCTGTCAATCCATTTCAGAATTATTCAACATCAAGAGATATTTATGCTGAAATGGGGGTTCGTATTCCTCCAACTCAAGGCTTTATGTCAGAATGGGAGCATGAAGATTTTATAGATTTACGTACAGAGGAAGATTATTATAATGAGTGCAAAGAAATTTATGCTAAAAAAGAACTTTCAAATCATGCATATAATAATTATATAGAAAAATATCCTGAAGGGAAATATTTGAAAGAGGTTCAGTCCTTTAAAGATACTTTAAAGTATGAATCTTATTTATATGAGAAATACAAAGAAACTATTTCTAGTTGTAAAGACTATATAAAACGATATCCTAATGGTTGGTATTTATCTTCTATTAAAAATCGACTTGATGACCTTATTTTTAAACAATATAAATCTGCTCATAATTTAGAAGAATATATTGTACAATATCCAAATGGAAGAAATGTATCAAAAGCGGATGATTTGTTGTTTGAACAATATAAATTGACAAATAGACTAAAAGATTATTTAGCACACTTTCCTAAAGGAAGAAATGCGCATGAAGCTGAAAACCTTCTTAAAAAGAAAAATGATAGTGTAATGTGGATTGTATTAATATTTATTGCTATTTTGTTTTTCTTGGTATTATACTCTCTTTATAAAACAGTGTTGTTGATGTAG